The proteins below are encoded in one region of Alkalinema sp. FACHB-956:
- a CDS encoding VWA domain-containing protein, whose amino-acid sequence MANVRVRPGSATASKPNAPKLSAPQTVLAPLSAPPPTGMPAPEPGRFSDRDRIHKPGTGNTENYNPIEENPFQRSITAPLSTFSIDVDTASYSNTRRFIASGQVPPKDAVRIEELINYFPYRYPQPEGNRPFSVTTEVSQAPWNPKHQLVRIGLKGKQLQEVPPSNLVFLIDVSGSMGAPNKLPLVQRSLCLLTRQLTGRDRVTLVVYAGNAGLVLPPTPGDQKQKIMAAIEQLEAGGSTAGGQGIELAYKKAQESFIKGGNNRVILATDGDFNVGASSDAELVRLIEQKRDKGIFLTVLGFGTGNYKDSKMEQLADKGNGNYAYIDTYNEAKKVLGTDLRGTLFTIAKDVKIQVEFNPSKVQAYRLIGYENRALRDQDFNDDRKDAGEIGAGHTVTALYEVIPTGVEMDVKLPSIDDLKYQMPKGDSTATNSPELMQVKLRYKQPTDSTSQLISQPVLAQSTSIEATSLDMQFATSVAMFGLVLRDSEFKGKASIQDVLALAKRSQGDDPEGYRQEFVQLVEQYRSLATSKPATNDR is encoded by the coding sequence ATGGCCAACGTCCGCGTGCGACCGGGGAGCGCCACTGCCTCAAAACCCAACGCCCCAAAACTGAGTGCACCTCAAACCGTTCTTGCGCCTTTGTCCGCCCCACCCCCTACGGGAATGCCTGCCCCAGAACCCGGTCGCTTTAGCGATCGCGATCGCATTCATAAACCGGGAACGGGTAATACGGAAAACTACAACCCGATCGAAGAAAATCCCTTCCAACGGTCGATCACAGCCCCCCTGTCCACCTTCTCCATTGATGTAGATACGGCATCCTACAGTAATACCCGCCGCTTTATTGCCAGTGGTCAGGTGCCTCCCAAGGATGCGGTGCGAATTGAGGAATTGATTAACTATTTCCCTTACCGCTACCCGCAACCAGAGGGCAATCGTCCTTTTTCCGTCACAACAGAGGTCAGTCAAGCCCCCTGGAATCCCAAGCATCAACTGGTGCGCATTGGTTTGAAAGGCAAGCAATTACAGGAAGTGCCACCCAGTAATTTAGTCTTTTTAATTGATGTTTCCGGTTCCATGGGTGCACCTAATAAATTACCGTTGGTGCAACGATCGCTATGCTTATTAACGCGACAGTTGACGGGGCGCGATCGCGTCACGCTGGTTGTCTATGCAGGCAACGCCGGATTGGTACTGCCACCGACCCCAGGGGATCAAAAGCAGAAAATCATGGCTGCGATCGAACAACTGGAAGCAGGTGGTTCCACAGCCGGTGGCCAAGGCATTGAACTCGCCTACAAAAAAGCCCAGGAAAGCTTCATCAAAGGGGGCAATAATCGCGTCATCTTAGCAACGGATGGGGATTTTAATGTCGGTGCTTCTAGTGATGCCGAATTGGTTCGCTTGATTGAACAGAAGCGGGATAAAGGAATTTTCTTAACTGTTCTCGGTTTTGGCACTGGCAATTACAAAGATTCCAAAATGGAGCAACTGGCCGACAAAGGCAATGGCAATTACGCCTACATTGACACCTATAATGAAGCCAAGAAAGTTCTCGGAACCGATCTGCGCGGAACACTCTTCACGATCGCCAAGGATGTGAAAATCCAAGTGGAGTTTAATCCTAGCAAAGTGCAAGCCTACCGCTTAATTGGCTATGAAAACCGGGCTTTACGGGATCAGGATTTCAACGACGATCGTAAAGATGCAGGTGAAATTGGTGCAGGTCATACGGTAACCGCCCTCTATGAAGTGATTCCTACGGGGGTGGAAATGGATGTGAAATTACCCTCGATCGATGACTTGAAATACCAAATGCCTAAAGGAGATAGCACCGCTACAAATTCACCGGAATTGATGCAGGTGAAGTTACGCTATAAACAGCCTACAGATTCCACTAGCCAACTGATCAGCCAACCTGTGCTGGCCCAATCGACCTCGATCGAAGCAACGTCATTAGATATGCAGTTTGCAACCTCTGTGGCAATGTTCGGTTTAGTCCTGCGGGATTCGGAGTTTAAAGGGAAAGCCTCGATTCAAGATGTCTTGGCTCTGGCGAAGCGATCACAGGGAGATGATCCCGAAGGCTATCGCCAAGAATTTGTACAACTGGTGGAGCAATACCGCAGTTTAGCAACTTCGAAACCAGCAACCAACGATCGCTAG
- a CDS encoding S8 family serine peptidase, with protein MKRWILLICFLMGLGAAIAFHWPSSLLHTLGISPRGTYQSIILDFREDAGDGAILTQLEAAAKQFNLNPRLNSEFSEADHIYIVQGGKKLLKQLRKSELANYTEAIEPNYLYSIPEASQVRLPLPAEKPEKGRIPNDPLYPRQWNLQRINVEAAWQINKGKGTIVAVIDTGISRVSDFAQTDFLSGYDFINDNTDATDDHGHGTHLAGTIAQSTNNGYGAAGIAPEATLLPIKVLSVGGSGTVADIAEAVRFAADKSASVINLSMVGDGDSRLLQKAIDYAHRKGAVIIAAAGNNSQDYVSFPARYRHVIGVSALDAAMNHAPYSNYGAGVDLAAPGGFIRGEDPSGGIIQNTFDRRMQVSIFAPYQGTSLAAAHVSGVAALLHTAGVIDPDRLTTLLSRSAQPLPSDPKNYYGAGKLDAVAALKLAQSNVVPEANVFDRWRDQGRIPAQFWLDEKTIAIPPKLTMLGLAIGLTLWLGHWRSRSFHWGLLPGLFFGSCGLFLLRNVYVFDWAQLPLRILGSSVSEWGTLLQDALVLNPLTASCLVPAIVTLISTRFRPDPIPASAIVSPPESIPGQPSNAGSGWRNLGIGISLGMTAALLVNAVVAPDLMGLSDRLLAQGYLVVNALLCYNLARFLQLPWDQFVQELDPRVSLQRRWQRVRELWAPIQGFFRFRRSSDRPSSDRRRQLLPKSNRETSARAKATRDKNARDKNARDKNAREKALAKPKPPRKN; from the coding sequence ATGAAACGGTGGATCCTACTGATTTGTTTTCTGATGGGCCTCGGCGCAGCGATCGCCTTCCATTGGCCCTCTTCCCTGCTGCATACCCTGGGAATTAGCCCACGGGGTACCTACCAAAGTATCATTCTCGACTTCCGGGAGGATGCTGGCGATGGTGCCATTTTGACCCAGTTGGAAGCGGCTGCCAAACAGTTCAACCTCAATCCGCGCCTGAACAGCGAATTTTCAGAAGCCGATCATATCTACATTGTGCAAGGTGGCAAAAAGCTTCTGAAACAGCTCCGCAAGTCAGAACTCGCCAACTACACCGAAGCGATCGAACCTAACTACCTCTACAGCATCCCAGAAGCCAGCCAAGTCCGACTGCCGTTGCCCGCCGAGAAACCGGAAAAAGGTCGCATTCCGAACGATCCCCTCTATCCCCGCCAGTGGAACCTGCAACGCATCAACGTAGAGGCCGCATGGCAAATTAACAAAGGCAAAGGCACGATCGTCGCTGTCATCGACACCGGCATTAGTCGCGTCTCTGACTTTGCCCAAACCGACTTTCTCTCTGGCTACGACTTCATTAACGACAATACCGACGCCACCGACGACCACGGCCACGGGACCCATCTGGCAGGCACGATCGCCCAATCGACGAACAATGGCTACGGTGCAGCGGGCATTGCCCCTGAAGCCACCCTCCTCCCAATTAAAGTGCTGAGCGTGGGGGGCAGTGGCACCGTAGCCGACATTGCCGAAGCGGTTCGCTTTGCCGCAGACAAGAGCGCCAGTGTGATTAATCTGAGTATGGTCGGGGATGGCGACAGTCGGCTGCTGCAAAAGGCGATCGACTATGCCCATCGCAAAGGAGCCGTGATTATTGCCGCTGCCGGAAATAACAGCCAAGACTATGTTTCGTTCCCAGCCCGTTATCGCCATGTGATTGGGGTCTCCGCACTGGATGCGGCAATGAACCATGCTCCCTACTCCAACTACGGGGCAGGCGTGGATCTGGCCGCGCCCGGTGGCTTCATTCGCGGGGAAGATCCCAGCGGCGGCATTATCCAAAACACCTTCGATCGCCGGATGCAGGTGTCCATTTTTGCTCCCTACCAGGGCACAAGTTTGGCCGCAGCCCATGTCTCCGGCGTAGCGGCGTTACTGCATACCGCTGGCGTCATCGATCCCGATCGCCTCACGACCCTCCTGAGCCGATCGGCCCAGCCCCTGCCCAGTGATCCCAAAAATTACTACGGAGCCGGTAAGTTAGACGCCGTCGCTGCCCTCAAACTGGCGCAGTCCAATGTTGTCCCTGAAGCCAATGTGTTCGATCGCTGGCGAGATCAGGGTCGGATTCCAGCCCAATTCTGGTTGGATGAAAAAACCATTGCCATCCCACCGAAATTGACTATGTTGGGTCTTGCGATCGGTTTGACCCTGTGGCTCGGCCATTGGCGATCGAGAAGTTTCCATTGGGGGTTGCTGCCTGGGTTGTTCTTTGGGAGTTGTGGACTGTTTCTGCTGCGGAATGTGTACGTGTTTGATTGGGCTCAACTGCCACTGCGCATTCTGGGCAGTTCGGTCTCGGAATGGGGCACCCTGCTCCAAGATGCCCTCGTGCTCAATCCCCTCACCGCGAGTTGCCTTGTTCCAGCGATCGTCACGCTGATCAGCACAAGATTTCGCCCAGATCCCATCCCTGCCTCGGCGATCGTGTCTCCTCCAGAGTCTATCCCTGGGCAACCCAGCAACGCAGGCTCGGGCTGGCGGAATTTAGGAATTGGCATCAGTCTTGGTATGACCGCAGCCCTGTTGGTCAATGCAGTGGTGGCTCCAGACCTCATGGGCCTGTCCGATCGTCTGCTAGCCCAGGGGTACTTAGTGGTCAATGCGCTTCTGTGCTACAACTTGGCTCGCTTTCTGCAATTGCCCTGGGATCAGTTTGTCCAGGAATTAGACCCTCGGGTTAGCCTCCAGCGGCGCTGGCAGCGCGTTCGCGAACTATGGGCTCCCATCCAAGGGTTCTTCCGGTTCCGCCGATCTAGCGATCGACCCTCCAGCGATCGACGCAGACAGCTCCTGCCAAAAAGCAACCGTGAAACCAGTGCCCGCGCAAAAGCGACTCGTGACAAGAATGCCCGTGACAAGAACGCCCGTGACAAGAACGCCCGTGAAAAAGCCCTCGCAAAACCCAAACCTCCCCGCAAAAATTAG
- a CDS encoding DUF1818 family protein — MSRVMKSGSGWRVGWDPAALEFPALVGTEDWAIELTAAEFEDLCQLAGQLDGAMQAIAAELMDEETIACELETDRLWLEAEGFPHSYSLRCILNTGRRVEGFWPCGVVAEFLQALQTLRVF; from the coding sequence ATGTCGCGGGTGATGAAGTCGGGATCGGGGTGGCGCGTGGGTTGGGATCCAGCAGCCCTAGAATTTCCGGCATTGGTCGGTACTGAGGATTGGGCGATCGAACTGACCGCCGCGGAATTTGAAGACCTGTGTCAATTAGCGGGGCAACTGGATGGAGCGATGCAAGCGATCGCGGCGGAACTGATGGACGAAGAAACGATCGCCTGTGAGTTGGAAACCGATCGCCTGTGGCTAGAAGCGGAAGGGTTTCCCCATAGCTACAGCCTTCGCTGCATCCTGAATACAGGCCGACGGGTGGAAGGCTTTTGGCCCTGTGGGGTCGTTGCAGAATTCTTGCAGGCGTTACAAACCCTTCGCGTATTTTGA
- a CDS encoding PTPA-CTERM sorting domain-containing protein, with amino-acid sequence MIRIQPLAIASATVTLVTLSVGNAAQAASIVTNGGFENPALAADGSFLIQNPIPGWFQTGGVSGAGIEIQRRAAGDPYEGNQFTELDGNSVTEISQDLATVIGQVYKLTFAFSARPQNSSSSATPPSASTLSRMNISWGGTPVDTLIKNGTGLTNTNWSVYSYLLTATSTTTRLSFGNLTEPSDTYGSYLDDVSVTAVPTPALLPGLIGMGIGLFRKRKSSLNTIAE; translated from the coding sequence ATGATTCGCATTCAACCATTAGCAATTGCTTCCGCTACAGTTACATTAGTAACCCTGAGCGTTGGCAATGCTGCTCAGGCTGCTAGCATCGTCACCAATGGTGGCTTTGAAAATCCAGCACTCGCCGCTGACGGTTCATTCTTGATTCAGAATCCGATTCCTGGATGGTTTCAAACAGGAGGAGTATCCGGTGCTGGAATTGAAATTCAGCGCCGTGCCGCAGGTGACCCTTATGAGGGAAACCAATTTACCGAGTTAGACGGTAACAGTGTCACTGAAATTTCCCAAGATTTGGCGACAGTGATTGGTCAGGTTTATAAACTCACGTTTGCGTTTTCTGCACGTCCTCAGAACTCATCTTCTAGTGCAACGCCTCCTAGTGCATCTACGCTAAGTAGAATGAATATTTCCTGGGGCGGAACGCCGGTAGATACCCTCATCAAGAATGGTACAGGTCTCACCAATACCAATTGGAGTGTTTACTCTTACCTGTTAACAGCAACTTCCACCACTACACGTCTTAGCTTTGGTAACTTAACAGAACCTTCTGACACCTATGGTTCTTACTTGGATGACGTCAGTGTGACCGCAGTGCCAACGCCTGCATTGCTGCCGGGATTGATTGGCATGGGTATTGGGCTATTCCGCAAACGGAAAAGCTCGCTAAATACCATAGCGGAGTAA
- the rpsD gene encoding 30S ribosomal protein S4, with protein MSRYRGPRLRIARRLGELPGLTRKQARRAYPPGQHGQARKKKSEYAIRLEEKQKLRFNYGLSEKQLRRYVQKARRAAGSTGLVLLQLLEMRLDNTVFRMGMAPTIPGARQLVNHGHVTVNGKVVDIASYQCRPGEVIAVRDRAASRKLVEANLQYPGLANLPSHLEFDKNKLTGKVNGVIEREWVALQVNELLVVEYYSRLV; from the coding sequence ATGTCGCGTTATCGTGGGCCACGTTTAAGAATTGCACGCCGTTTGGGTGAGCTACCCGGCTTGACCCGTAAACAAGCTCGTCGGGCTTACCCACCCGGTCAGCATGGTCAGGCGCGTAAGAAAAAGTCTGAATATGCGATTCGTCTGGAAGAAAAGCAAAAGCTGCGTTTTAACTACGGTTTGAGCGAAAAGCAATTGCGTCGTTACGTCCAAAAGGCTCGTCGTGCAGCGGGTTCGACCGGTTTGGTGCTGCTGCAACTGCTGGAAATGCGTCTGGACAACACCGTGTTCCGGATGGGCATGGCTCCGACGATTCCAGGGGCACGCCAATTGGTGAACCATGGTCACGTGACTGTGAATGGCAAAGTGGTGGACATCGCTTCCTACCAATGCCGTCCCGGTGAGGTGATTGCGGTACGTGACAGAGCTGCTTCCCGGAAGTTGGTGGAAGCAAACCTGCAATATCCTGGTCTTGCTAACCTTCCCAGCCACCTGGAGTTTGATAAGAACAAACTGACCGGTAAGGTGAATGGGGTGATTGAGCGGGAGTGGGTTGCACTACAAGTCAATGAACTCCTGGTGGTTGAGTACTACTCTCGACTGGTCTAA
- a CDS encoding thioredoxin family protein, whose translation MADDRAVIKFSSEDCGICHKMAFYDQKVAEELGLRFIDVKMQDTATYRKYRKVLLAQYPDKSEMGWPTYLVCDAPEGEFQILGEVKGGHPKGEFRSRLQAILAIDADGANAETNS comes from the coding sequence ATGGCTGACGATCGAGCCGTCATTAAGTTTTCTTCGGAAGATTGCGGCATTTGTCACAAAATGGCCTTTTACGACCAGAAAGTTGCCGAAGAACTGGGACTCCGGTTTATCGATGTCAAAATGCAGGACACGGCCACCTATCGGAAATATCGCAAGGTATTGCTAGCCCAATATCCCGATAAGTCGGAGATGGGTTGGCCTACTTATCTGGTGTGTGACGCGCCTGAGGGCGAATTTCAAATTCTGGGAGAGGTTAAAGGGGGCCATCCCAAGGGGGAATTTCGCAGTCGGCTCCAGGCCATTCTAGCGATCGATGCGGATGGCGCGAATGCCGAAACCAATTCCTAG
- a CDS encoding chlororespiratory reduction protein 7 has product MSQSLMYQQDHYVVLETNQPEQFLTAVDMKEKLKQVIQTYPDVLDPDVQAIASIDDQAQYLLDNVCELKPEPGEYLQWYAIRLEK; this is encoded by the coding sequence ATGTCTCAATCTTTGATGTACCAGCAGGATCACTATGTTGTGCTGGAAACCAATCAGCCAGAACAATTTTTGACTGCCGTAGACATGAAAGAAAAACTGAAACAGGTGATCCAAACCTATCCCGATGTTTTGGATCCAGATGTACAAGCCATCGCTTCGATCGACGATCAAGCCCAATACTTGCTGGACAACGTCTGCGAACTGAAGCCTGAACCCGGAGAGTATTTGCAGTGGTACGCGATTCGGTTAGAGAAGTAA
- a CDS encoding DUF2854 domain-containing protein yields MFRQVPLALLLLVIGGLLTVVGFYAYATDNATLNLAGFFYGIPGLLGGLALKAAELKPVPLTQPTVADVLRLRKQQATPTQSTILKDVTRYRYGQKAHLDSSLTYLGLSPTDEERPVLTGINETVVEGAYALGLEFDSPMVPLATWQEKQDKMTAYFGPGIRVHLENPSENKVLLSLIAVPG; encoded by the coding sequence ATGTTTCGGCAAGTTCCCCTAGCCCTTCTGTTATTGGTAATCGGTGGTTTGCTCACCGTTGTTGGATTTTATGCCTATGCAACCGATAACGCCACCCTGAATTTGGCTGGCTTTTTCTATGGTATTCCAGGGCTGTTAGGGGGATTAGCGCTCAAAGCTGCGGAGCTAAAGCCCGTCCCCTTGACTCAACCGACTGTCGCGGATGTATTGCGCCTACGCAAACAACAAGCAACCCCGACGCAATCCACCATCCTGAAAGATGTGACTCGGTATCGCTACGGGCAAAAAGCCCATTTGGATAGCTCGTTGACCTACCTTGGGCTGAGCCCGACGGATGAAGAGCGTCCAGTGCTGACGGGAATTAACGAAACCGTTGTAGAAGGGGCCTATGCCCTAGGGCTGGAATTTGATTCCCCGATGGTGCCCTTGGCCACCTGGCAGGAGAAACAGGACAAAATGACCGCGTATTTTGGCCCAGGCATCCGCGTACATCTGGAAAACCCTTCGGAGAATAAGGTGCTGCTTTCTCTGATTGCGGTTCCTGGATAA
- a CDS encoding DUF3352 domain-containing protein, with protein sequence MAMRQFLIPALSALTLSSAGMFPQPGIAQSLSPASTPTPIEPPAISKILPADTAGIFLINPDDALWEDLAKFGLFPRDFTTPGFLFSPIVGNVNFYTDVQPWLGGSVGIALLTGSGASDTRVVMLAPVKDATPIPKFLDRVRQEKGKKPIEQTYKGINLLVWEPETLGEPEVSPTPLPENEPGDSPNNIDALAPQFLKPSISFVDSGSSTNPASVSRSRSLGNSIAITTAPTPQPLPLPAPQETPTPRKPFKLPGYAIAYLPSGYVVSATTPDAIRKLIDAQDHPDRLSETPGFRKTLSDPRFPKSLFMGFGSYSKIVASTLEDSSQTLQDFPFALPFPVPKASPELTQKIESYYGDIFGFAWAQPEGLRMQASVTFNQPIPPETLQALNSPNLLPDRMPQVTYGMTNSANLAFYWKAFNQGIELNPRFKTGVENFRKLSQSLVGIDDRDIFPWMDKEYAGFVFPTQGGFFPTMDPKLAIGVGALIQTSDRAAAERTLAKVDNLMTTRFGTGLTIKPREIKGQRFTSWEVPAPTSASTSAPTNAPRKKANRPDRPTAKAPSKTPSKTPSKTPSKASTPKLPTPLVSVLSHGWVTPDTLMILSGVDSATNLVPTPWTKLSDSANFQAAIAPLPKPNMGYFYLNPSALISLANGFGFGDVLKTPIDNEPNRTIGDVVGSIRSLSGTSNFEGNALSSDGFLALASRPLKPLTAQELIELGDKKGLGDSDGAIANYNRALRLDPNQHAAYFKRAVVRQKTRDFVGAIADLDTTLQKDSQNSTAYLLRSLAKGNLYDFPGAIADSTAALKLDQNQSAKAYELRAYAKVELEDYPGAIEDATQAINLYQADVPSADLKRAGANFTLSLMLGGDSHTSLGNRCYARAQLGEFAKAVEDCNQAIEQDMAEVEAELFAARCYARVGLGEKAALTEDCGWALELDPNSPDVHEAHGLARKRLGDLKGAEFSLKKAKELYQERGNLTAVQRVERAIVALGKSS encoded by the coding sequence ATGGCTATGCGTCAATTTTTGATTCCTGCACTGTCTGCACTGACCCTGAGCTCAGCCGGGATGTTCCCACAGCCAGGAATCGCGCAATCCCTGTCTCCCGCTTCAACCCCAACCCCGATCGAACCACCCGCCATTAGTAAAATTCTCCCCGCCGATACCGCAGGCATTTTTCTGATCAATCCCGATGATGCCCTATGGGAGGATCTGGCTAAATTTGGCCTATTTCCCCGAGATTTTACAACCCCTGGTTTTTTATTTAGCCCGATCGTAGGGAATGTCAATTTCTACACGGATGTGCAACCGTGGTTAGGCGGTTCTGTTGGCATTGCTTTACTGACGGGTTCTGGCGCTTCAGACACTCGCGTCGTGATGTTGGCTCCGGTGAAAGATGCCACCCCCATTCCCAAATTTCTCGATCGGGTGAGACAGGAAAAGGGCAAAAAACCGATCGAACAAACCTATAAAGGGATTAACTTGCTGGTGTGGGAACCGGAAACCTTAGGAGAACCCGAAGTGTCTCCAACCCCTTTACCAGAAAATGAGCCTGGTGATTCTCCGAATAACATTGATGCATTAGCGCCCCAGTTTTTGAAACCATCCATTAGTTTTGTGGATTCGGGGTCTTCTACTAATCCCGCTTCTGTTTCTCGTTCTCGATCTCTCGGTAATTCGATCGCCATTACCACCGCTCCCACGCCCCAACCCCTGCCCCTGCCTGCTCCCCAGGAAACGCCGACACCTCGGAAACCCTTCAAATTGCCGGGATACGCGATCGCCTATCTGCCCAGTGGCTACGTTGTCAGCGCCACAACACCCGACGCCATTCGTAAATTGATTGATGCCCAAGATCACCCCGATCGGCTGAGTGAAACGCCAGGATTCCGGAAAACCTTAAGCGATCCGCGTTTTCCCAAATCACTGTTTATGGGATTTGGCAGCTACAGCAAAATTGTTGCCTCCACCCTGGAAGACAGCAGCCAAACCTTGCAAGATTTCCCCTTTGCTTTGCCGTTCCCTGTGCCCAAAGCTTCCCCAGAACTGACCCAAAAAATTGAATCCTACTATGGCGACATTTTTGGCTTTGCTTGGGCACAACCAGAAGGACTGCGGATGCAAGCTTCAGTCACCTTTAATCAGCCAATCCCCCCAGAAACGTTGCAAGCGCTGAATAGTCCCAATCTCTTGCCCGATCGTATGCCGCAAGTGACCTATGGCATGACCAATAGCGCGAATTTGGCGTTTTACTGGAAAGCCTTCAACCAAGGCATTGAACTGAATCCTAGGTTTAAAACGGGTGTGGAAAATTTCCGCAAGCTCTCCCAAAGTCTAGTTGGCATTGACGATCGGGATATTTTCCCTTGGATGGATAAGGAATATGCCGGATTTGTTTTTCCGACCCAAGGGGGCTTTTTCCCCACCATGGATCCCAAGCTAGCAATTGGGGTGGGTGCGTTGATTCAAACGAGCGATCGGGCCGCAGCGGAGAGAACGTTGGCGAAGGTGGATAATTTGATGACCACGCGCTTTGGCACAGGTTTAACGATTAAGCCTAGGGAGATCAAAGGCCAAAGGTTCACCAGTTGGGAAGTTCCTGCCCCCACCAGCGCATCCACCAGTGCCCCCACCAACGCACCTCGGAAAAAGGCCAATCGCCCCGATCGTCCCACGGCAAAAGCACCTAGCAAAACTCCCAGCAAAACTCCCAGCAAAACTCCCAGCAAAGCCTCAACCCCAAAACTCCCGACTCCACTCGTGAGTGTGCTCTCCCATGGCTGGGTTACGCCGGATACGCTGATGATTTTAAGCGGGGTGGATAGTGCCACTAACTTGGTTCCGACCCCTTGGACAAAGCTATCCGACTCTGCTAATTTCCAAGCAGCGATCGCTCCCTTACCTAAACCCAATATGGGCTATTTCTATCTCAATCCCAGTGCCCTGATTTCCCTTGCTAACGGGTTTGGGTTTGGGGACGTGTTGAAAACGCCGATCGACAATGAACCCAATCGCACGATCGGGGATGTGGTTGGCAGCATTCGTAGTTTAAGCGGCACCAGTAACTTTGAAGGCAATGCCCTCTCTTCCGACGGCTTTTTAGCCTTGGCCTCTCGCCCGCTCAAACCCTTAACAGCCCAGGAATTGATTGAACTGGGTGATAAGAAAGGTTTGGGAGATAGCGATGGCGCGATCGCCAATTACAACCGAGCGCTACGGCTCGATCCCAACCAGCATGCAGCCTATTTCAAACGCGCTGTTGTCCGACAGAAAACTCGCGATTTTGTGGGCGCGATCGCCGATTTGGATACGACCTTGCAGAAAGATAGCCAAAATTCCACTGCTTACCTATTACGCAGTTTAGCCAAGGGCAACCTCTACGACTTTCCTGGGGCAATTGCCGACAGCACCGCTGCCCTCAAATTGGATCAAAATCAATCGGCCAAAGCCTACGAATTGCGTGCCTACGCCAAAGTTGAGCTAGAAGACTATCCCGGCGCGATCGAGGATGCAACCCAAGCCATTAATCTCTACCAAGCAGATGTGCCCTCAGCAGACCTCAAGCGTGCCGGAGCAAACTTTACGCTCAGCCTGATGCTGGGAGGGGATAGTCATACATCGTTAGGCAATCGTTGCTACGCACGGGCGCAGCTAGGCGAATTTGCCAAGGCGGTGGAGGACTGTAACCAGGCGATCGAACAGGATATGGCCGAAGTGGAAGCAGAACTGTTTGCAGCTCGCTGCTACGCGCGGGTAGGTCTGGGTGAAAAGGCCGCACTAACCGAAGATTGTGGTTGGGCGCTGGAATTGGATCCCAACAGTCCTGATGTCCATGAGGCCCATGGCTTAGCCCGTAAACGTCTTGGCGATCTGAAAGGGGCTGAGTTTTCCCTCAAAAAAGCCAAGGAGTTATATCAAGAACGGGGAAATTTAACCGCTGTGCAACGGGTGGAACGGGCGATCGTGGCGTTGGGTAAATCATCCTAG